In Rhodovulum sulfidophilum DSM 1374, the following are encoded in one genomic region:
- the pncA gene encoding bifunctional nicotinamidase/pyrazinamidase: MRPANEALIVVDIQNDFCTGGALAVAGGEDIIPRVNALLDEFQLRVFTQDWHPAGHSSFAESREGCKPYEVVEMPYGSQILWPVHCVQDSAGAAFHPDLDVSKADHIVRKGSNPEVDSYSAFFENDHETPTGLDDYLASKGIEKITLVGLATDFCVLYSALDANHLGYAVTVLEGACRGIDLNGSLEDARTTMLDANIVLEP, translated from the coding sequence ATGCGACCCGCGAACGAAGCCCTGATCGTCGTCGACATCCAGAACGACTTCTGCACCGGCGGCGCGCTTGCCGTTGCTGGCGGTGAAGACATCATTCCGCGCGTCAACGCCCTTCTGGACGAGTTCCAGCTGCGGGTGTTCACCCAGGACTGGCACCCGGCCGGGCACAGTTCGTTTGCCGAGAGCCGAGAGGGCTGCAAGCCCTATGAGGTGGTCGAGATGCCCTATGGGTCGCAGATCCTGTGGCCGGTCCATTGCGTCCAGGACAGCGCAGGGGCGGCCTTCCATCCCGATCTCGATGTCTCGAAGGCCGATCACATCGTCCGGAAAGGCTCCAATCCGGAGGTCGACAGTTATTCGGCCTTCTTCGAGAACGATCACGAGACGCCGACCGGGCTCGACGACTACCTTGCCTCGAAGGGGATCGAGAAGATCACCCTGGTCGGGCTCGCCACCGATTTCTGCGTGCTCTACTCGGCGCTCGACGCCAATCATCTGGGCTATGCCGTGACCGTGCTGGAAGGTGCCTGCCGGGGGATCGACCTCAATGGCTCGCTCGAGGATGCGCGGACCACGATGCTGGATGCCAATATCGTTCTGGAGCCCTGA
- the rpsO gene encoding 30S ribosomal protein S15 gives MSITPEEKTRLIKEFGSKDGDTGSPEVQIAILTSRITTLTEHFKTHKKDNHSRRGLLKLVAQRRKLLDYLKGKEVARYQDLIKRLGIRR, from the coding sequence ATGTCGATCACTCCCGAAGAAAAGACCCGCCTGATCAAGGAATTCGGATCGAAGGACGGCGACACCGGTTCGCCCGAAGTCCAGATCGCGATCCTGACCAGCCGGATCACCACGCTGACCGAGCATTTCAAGACCCACAAGAAGGACAACCATTCCCGCCGTGGTCTGCTCAAGCTCGTCGCCCAGCGCCGGAAGCTTCTCGACTATCTCAAAGGCAAGGAAGTGGCCCGCTATCAGGACCTCATCAAACGCCTCGGCATCCGCCGCTAA
- the pnp gene encoding polyribonucleotide nucleotidyltransferase: MFNVTTKSMQWGEETLTLETGKVARQADGSVIATLGETTVMANVTFAKEQKEGQDFFPLTVHYQEKYYAAGKVPGGFFKREARPSEKETLTARLIDRPIRPLFVPGFKNEVLVMCTVLSHDLVNDPDIVAMIAASAALTISGVPFMGPIAGCRVGFVDGEYVLNPDVDDMQGLRTNPDQRLDLVVAGTRDAVMMVESEAYELTEAEMLGAVTFAHDNIKPVCDLIISLAEAAAKEPFDFTPPDYSALYEAVKAVGEEKMRAAYAITDKQARVAAVSAAKDEIKASLSEEQLADTNLGSAMKKLESTVLRSDVVKHGRRIDGRALTQVRPIECEVGLLPRTHGSALFTRGETQGLIVTTLGTGDDEQIIDALHGNFRSNFLLHYNFPPYSVGEVGRVGSPGRREIGHGKLAWRALQAVLPAPTDFPYTIRLVSEITESNGSSSMATVCGGSLSMMDAGVPLKAPVAGVAMGLVLEDDGEFAVLTDILGDEDHLGDMDFKVAGTEQGITSLQMDIKVAGITPAIMEKALAQAKDGRMHILGEMAKALTEAGDFSAYAPRIETMTIPTDKIREVIGSGGKVIREIVEVSGAKVDINDDGVIKIASANGDAIKKAYDMIYSIVAEPEEGKIYKGTVVKIVDFGAFVNFFGKRDGLVHVSQIENRRLNHPSDVLKEGQEVWVKLLGFDDRGKVRLSMKSIDQATGEEAPKEKEAEADE; the protein is encoded by the coding sequence ATGTTCAACGTGACGACCAAATCGATGCAGTGGGGGGAAGAGACCCTCACGCTGGAGACGGGCAAGGTTGCCCGTCAGGCCGACGGGTCCGTGATCGCCACCCTGGGCGAAACGACGGTCATGGCAAACGTGACCTTCGCCAAGGAACAGAAGGAAGGGCAGGATTTCTTCCCGCTCACCGTCCACTACCAGGAAAAATACTATGCTGCGGGCAAGGTGCCCGGCGGCTTCTTCAAGCGCGAGGCGCGGCCGTCCGAAAAAGAGACGCTGACCGCCCGCCTGATCGACCGTCCGATCCGTCCGCTTTTCGTGCCCGGCTTCAAGAACGAAGTTCTGGTGATGTGCACCGTGCTGTCCCACGATCTGGTCAATGACCCGGACATCGTGGCGATGATCGCGGCCTCCGCCGCCCTGACCATTTCGGGCGTGCCCTTCATGGGCCCGATCGCGGGCTGCCGCGTCGGCTTCGTGGACGGCGAATATGTGCTGAACCCCGATGTCGACGACATGCAGGGCCTGCGCACCAATCCCGATCAGCGGCTAGACCTCGTGGTCGCCGGGACCCGCGACGCGGTGATGATGGTCGAATCCGAAGCCTACGAGCTGACCGAGGCCGAGATGCTGGGCGCGGTGACCTTCGCCCATGACAACATCAAACCGGTCTGCGACCTGATCATCAGCCTGGCCGAAGCGGCGGCGAAGGAACCCTTCGACTTCACGCCGCCCGACTATTCGGCGCTGTACGAAGCGGTGAAGGCCGTCGGCGAAGAGAAGATGCGCGCCGCCTATGCCATCACCGACAAGCAGGCCCGCGTCGCCGCGGTGTCTGCCGCCAAGGACGAGATCAAGGCCTCGCTCAGCGAAGAGCAACTGGCGGACACGAATCTCGGTTCGGCGATGAAGAAGCTGGAATCGACCGTGCTGCGCTCCGACGTGGTCAAGCATGGCCGCCGGATCGACGGCCGCGCCCTGACCCAGGTCCGGCCGATCGAATGCGAAGTGGGCCTGCTGCCCCGGACGCATGGCTCGGCGCTGTTCACCCGCGGCGAGACCCAGGGCCTGATCGTCACCACGCTGGGCACCGGCGATGACGAACAGATCATCGACGCGCTGCACGGGAACTTCCGCTCGAACTTCCTGCTGCATTACAACTTCCCGCCCTATTCGGTCGGTGAAGTCGGCCGCGTGGGCAGCCCCGGTCGCCGCGAGATCGGTCATGGCAAGCTGGCCTGGCGCGCGCTGCAGGCGGTTCTGCCCGCGCCCACCGACTTCCCCTACACCATCCGCCTGGTCTCCGAGATCACCGAATCGAACGGGTCCTCCTCGATGGCCACCGTCTGCGGCGGCTCGCTGTCGATGATGGATGCGGGCGTTCCGCTGAAGGCTCCGGTGGCCGGTGTGGCCATGGGGCTGGTGCTGGAAGACGATGGCGAGTTCGCGGTCCTGACCGACATCCTCGGCGACGAGGACCATCTCGGCGACATGGACTTCAAGGTCGCGGGCACCGAGCAGGGCATCACCTCGCTGCAGATGGACATCAAGGTGGCGGGCATCACGCCTGCGATCATGGAGAAAGCCCTGGCCCAGGCCAAGGACGGCCGGATGCACATCCTCGGCGAGATGGCCAAGGCGCTGACCGAAGCCGGCGATTTCTCGGCCTATGCGCCGCGGATCGAGACGATGACCATCCCCACCGACAAGATCCGCGAAGTGATCGGCTCGGGCGGCAAGGTCATCCGCGAGATCGTCGAGGTCTCGGGCGCCAAGGTCGACATCAACGACGATGGCGTGATCAAGATTGCCTCGGCCAATGGCGATGCGATCAAGAAGGCCTATGACATGATCTACTCGATCGTGGCCGAGCCGGAAGAAGGCAAGATCTACAAGGGCACCGTCGTCAAGATCGTCGATTTCGGCGCCTTCGTGAACTTCTTCGGCAAGCGCGACGGTCTGGTCCATGTCAGCCAGATCGAGAACCGCCGCCTGAACCATCCTTCCGACGTGCTGAAGGAAGGTCAGGAAGTCTGGGTCAAGCTTCTGGGCTTCGATGATCGCGGCAAGGTGCGCCTGTCGATGAAATCCATCGACCAGGCGACCGGCGAGGAAGCCCCCAAGGAAAAGGAAGCTGAAGCCGACGAATAA
- a CDS encoding GAF domain-containing protein has product MRIDYDALSQTLAALTEGETDPVALMATMACELHHADDRFDWTGFYRNVGAEMLKIGPYQGGHGCLTIPFSRGVCGAAARSGEVQIVEDVLAFPGHIACSSTTRSEIVLPVHDGTGALLGVLDIDSDRPAAFDATDAEGLARLLAQTFAR; this is encoded by the coding sequence ATGCGTATTGATTATGATGCCCTGTCGCAAACGCTTGCGGCGCTGACCGAAGGCGAGACCGATCCGGTGGCGCTCATGGCGACCATGGCCTGCGAGCTGCACCATGCCGATGACCGCTTCGACTGGACCGGTTTTTACCGCAATGTCGGTGCCGAAATGCTCAAGATCGGTCCCTATCAGGGCGGACATGGCTGCCTGACAATCCCGTTCTCGCGCGGGGTCTGCGGCGCGGCGGCCCGCAGCGGCGAGGTTCAGATCGTCGAGGATGTCCTGGCCTTTCCGGGCCATATCGCCTGTTCCTCGACCACCCGGTCCGAAATCGTGCTGCCGGTCCATGACGGGACGGGCGCGCTTCTGGGCGTGCTCGACATCGACAGCGACCGCCCCGCCGCCTTCGACGCCACCGATGCCGAAGGTCTGGCGCGGCTTCTGGCCCAGACCTTCGCCCGATGA